aacagATGCAAAGTTTCATCCATACTATCCCGGTGTTATAGTATCAACATCAGGAGAATGCTTCAACATATTTAAACCTTATAACACATAAAAGAGATAAATACattacaataaaataaagaaatgtttttaataattaaattttcatacCCATTGTATGATTTGCACATTCAATATTACCGGCATCTGATTTTTACCATTTTTGAGAAATGGGtatctaaaaataatttttttttttttgagattttttttacatttgcCCCTTAactctttcttttttatttgtctacatatttatgaatacatatatatttttttactgtCTTAATCATGGGTTTaaactttaaaaattttttaattataagaatatattataaatttacatatgtaatagaaaaaataaaggaaataaaacaatggCAAATAGATAGGTGCAAGGTTGTGCATAGTTGagaataaatttataagttAAACTAGTGGGTTCTAATTCCTGAAGCTGATTTGAAAGCTGTATCTAAAACTTCGCTAACAGTTGGATGAGAATGAACCATATATGCCAAATCATAAATAGTTAAATTATGATTGATAGCTAAAACAGCTTCATGAATTAAAATAGAAGCATAATTACCAACTATAAAAACGCCAAGTAAttgttttgtatttttattataaatcaTTTTAACCATACCATTACTATTGTCATTATAATTGTATGAGcctttattatatgaattatttttattagtatttaatgatatattattttcgcataatatttttgagtTTGATTTATAATAAGTTATTTCTACATCTACAGAATCaggatataatttttttgcatcTTTTTCAGAAACTCCGACAAATGCTAACTCTGGATTAGTATAACAAACAGatggtatatttttatatattataggTTTATTGGATATGTTTTCAACCGAATTTatactttcttttttgttttcttttttatctatGTAGTCAATTACTCTTAGGGCTTGATGTGAGGCTGTGTGGGCCAGCATCTGTTTACCATTTGCATCTCCAATGCAAAATATGTTATCATGTACTTGGGTATCAATTGATTGGTTTGTATTGGCATTGCTTTGGTCTGTTTTTTGAATGGGTTCTATTTGAACTCGTAGTTGATCATCTACGGAAACAAAGCCTTTGTTCATTTTAGCGTTCAAATTTTCAAGACCGATATTTTCAGTATTTGGTTTTCTACCAGTAGCGACTAGACAACTGTCCACATGAAGTTCCTTAACGGGTTCTGCATCTGTTTCAGTAGTAGAATTTTCCGAGGAAGGAACCGTTTTGGGGCGCGATGAATAACCAATGACAACAGGTTTGCCATTCAAAGCTGGATAAACATATTTGATCTCTGTGTTTAGGAAATAATTGATAggcttattttttaagaagacattttcaaaatatttagcGACATCTGTATCAACAAAAGGAAGAAATTCCGAGGAGTATTCAAAGAATGTAACTTCAGATCCTAATGctgtatatatatctgAAAATTCTAATCCTATTATACCCATACCAAttatagaaatataatttttaagaCCTTGCAGATTTACTGCTTGATCACTAGTAAATACAGTTTTTTGATCGACTTGAATATTTTGTGGTACATTTGGAGTTGATCCAGTTgctaatataatattttttgctttatatatttgtttattttttttactttgtATAGTATGTTTATCAATAATATAGCCATGATCATAAACTACCTGAACAGATTgagaatttttaataaattttgtatttttcataCCATGTGTTATTCCaccttttaattttttaataacatttt
This sequence is a window from Plasmodium chabaudi chabaudi strain AS genome assembly, chromosome: 7. Protein-coding genes within it:
- a CDS encoding dihydrolipoyl dehydrogenase, apicoplast, putative, whose translation is MGIISKIKIHKVCAITLICVSFLFILNKNEGVKILQNTKSISALNTDWKMKKGCNIASVPCKKEKEKRLFIELQNYKILYPKNGNIRCNEKIKSKLNNKSENSNAPKMEISPSEYDVAILGCGVGGHAAAINAIERNLKVVMFAGDEESLGGTCVNVGCIPSKSLLYATNKYRELKNMSKLCNYGIYSNAYIDKEKDEIKSTQLIADSICINTDKLKEYTQNVIKKLKGGITHGMKNTKFIKNSQSVQVVYDHGYIIDKHTIQSKKNKQIYKAKNIILATGSTPNVPQNIQVDQKTVFTSDQAVNLQGLKNYISIIGMGIIGLEFSDIYTALGSEVTFFEYSSEFLPFVDTDVAKYFENVFLKNKPINYFLNTEIKYVYPALNGKPVVIGYSSRPKTVPSSENSTTETDAEPVKELHVDSCLVATGRKPNTENIGLENLNAKMNKGFVSVDDQLRVQIEPIQKTDQSNANTNQSIDTQVHDNIFCIGDANGKQMLAHTASHQALRVIDYIDKKENKKESINSVENISNKPIIYKNIPSVCYTNPELAFVGVSEKDAKKLYPDSVDVEITYYKSNSKILCENNISLNTNKNNSYNKGSYNYNDNSNGMVKMIYNKNTKQLLGVFIVGNYASILIHEAVLAINHNLTIYDLAYMVHSHPTVSEVLDTAFKSASGIRTH